A portion of the Cryptomeria japonica chromosome 5, Sugi_1.0, whole genome shotgun sequence genome contains these proteins:
- the LOC131876279 gene encoding heterogeneous nuclear ribonucleoprotein 1-like — MVGARYTVNQLSLSLGDGVNSNSPHVLLPYCPIEIKLGGAGGRWGPGDQERAPGHLFNNTPLPPGQKHRVIQEKHTIDGRNVEAKKVVPRDEQQTAQRTSNTAGPRTKKIFVGGLAPTVTEDDFRKYFEQFGNITDVVVMYDHTTQTKIKIKLDL, encoded by the exons ATGGTGGGTGCCAGATACACAGTAAATCAGCTTTCCTTAAGTTTGGGTGATGGAGTGAACTCAAATTCTCCTCATGTGTTACTTCCTTACTGCCCTATTGAGATCAAATTAGGGGGAGCAGGAGGGCGATGGGGTCCAGGTGACCAGGAGAGAGCCCCCGGGCATCTGTTCAACAACACTCCTCTTCCGCCGGGACAGAAGC ATCGTGTTATTCAGGAGAAACATACCATTGATGGTAGAAATGTTGAGGCCAAAAAGGTTGTGCCAAGGGATGAACAACAGACTGCACAGAGGACCAGCAATACGGCAGGCCCTAGAACTAAGAAGATTTTTGTGGGTGGATTAGCTCCAACTGTTACTGAGGATGACTTCAGAAAGTATTTTGAGCAGTTTGGTAATATAACAGATGTAGTTGTAATGTATGACCACACtactcaaacaaaaattaagatcaAATTAGATctgtaa